The sequence ATTGCCAGATTGGATACTGATAACCGAAGATGAGTCGATGCTTAACGTAGAATGTACTCCAGTGGTAGCAGATACAGGATGCTATGAATTCGTTGTATCTGCAACTGATACATCAGGAGCAACAGTAGCCGATACTTTTGCAGTATGTGTGCAGCCGCTGCCTGTTGGTATTGGCGATTTCAGTCAATCAATATTTGAAGTTGCAATGTATCCAAACCCATCAAAAGGCCTTGTAAATATTGAAATAGAATCAGCCTCATTTGGAGAGACTGAAATTTCAGTTAGCAATGTTGCCGGAGCAGAAGTCTTCCGTCGCAATTATGTTTCCGGAGAAAAGATTCAGTTTGATCTTTCAGATAATGTAAGTGGTATTTACCTGATAAGAATATCACAAGAAGGAAAACATGTAATAAAGAAACTCGTTCTGGATAAGAACTAATTTTTCAGATAATTAAACATAAAAAAACAGGAGCCGGTTGGTTCCTGTTTTTTTTATGTGGTTATTTGATTTTACAATCCACTAAAATCAACATCGTTGAAAAGAATTGATGGTGTACGCCACGAAGAATCTTTGCGTACGTCGTTTCCAACTTCTCCAATATTTGCCCACAAGGTTTTCATGTTTCCGGTAATGTTCATTTCTGTAACCGGTTTTACAATCTCGCCATTCTCCACTAAAAATCCTTCAATCCCGTACGAGAAATCTCCGGTTGAACCATTACTGTTTCCACCATTAAATCCGGTAACATAAATACCTTTCTGAACGGATGCAATTAATGCGTCAAGGTCTTTATCTCCGGTTTCGAAAACCAGGTTAGTAGTCGATCCACTGTTGGGCTCCATTTCCAGTTTTTTGCCGTAATAGGTATCGATGTAATACCTTTTCAAAACGCCTTTTTCAAAAACCGAACGTTTTTTGGTGGCAATACCTTCGCCATCGAATAAGCGAGATCCACGTCCGCCAACAATAAATGGGTCGTCAGTTAAGGTTAATTTCTCCGAAGCTACTTTTTTGCCCAATTTATCGATTAGGAATGAATTTTTTTGCTGAATGGCAGAACCGCTTAATGCATTAATAAGCGGACTAAAAATCCGGCCTACCACACGATTCTCAACAATCATTGGCATAGTGTCCGATTTAATTTTTTCAGCACCAATTTTGTCGAGTGCCCTTTTAAGAGCTGTTGTTCCGGTGCCCGTTTTTTTCAGGTCGTTGAATTGTATTGCAGATTCTCCCCAGCCAAACTCTGGTCGGGCATCACCATCTCCTTTTACCGATACGTTGGTACTCAGTCCAAAATATGAGTTGGCGGTATCGCCTTCAAATCCATTGCTATTAACCATTACACGTTCGTTTAAGCCGTCGTAATAACTGCTCGATACGGAGATAATGCGCTCGTTACTTCCCAAAATTTCTTTTTCAGCGGCAAAGGCAACCTGAATTTTTTCTTCCGGATCAACATTGCTGAAATTCGGATCAAGCGAGCCAAGATCTTTTCCATCACCTTTGTAATACAGCTTCGGATCAGGCAAGGTTCTGAATTCATCTTCAGACAAATACTTTGTTCCTTCAATTGCCTCTTCAATAAAACGTGCAAGGTCTTCCTTGTTTAAACGGCTGGTTGAATGTGATGAATATTTTTTGTCGACAAATAACCGGATGGAAAGATTGCTTTGGATAGCTTGTTCCAGTTTGTCTATTTTTTTTTCGCGTACTTCAACGCTGCTGCTTTCGCTGTTTGATATGCTTACGCTTACCTCCTGGGCTCCATTTTCAAGTGCATGATTCATCGCCCATTTTGCCAATGTATATTTTTCTTCTTTTGTCATTGTGTTAAAATTTAAACATTAAACGCTGAACTTTGAATGCGCTATGCATTTGTTCCTCCTACAGTCATTTTTTTCACTAGAACAGTTGGCAGGCCAAGTGTTACCGGAACCGATTGTCCGTCTTTTCCACAGGTCCAGGTGCCACTGTCGTTTTTGTAGTCGTTGGCAGCCATGGTAATATCGGCCAGTGCCTGTGGTCCGTTACCAACAATGTTAATGTCTTTAATAGGAGTGGTGAGTTTCCCGTTTTCAATGATATAACCCGATTTTACAAAAAAGGTAAAGTCGCCTGCACCGATCTTAACTTCGCCATTACTGAAGTTATCTACATATACACCATAATCAACGGCGGCAAAAATTTCTTCGGTGGTGTGCGGACCATTTTCCATGTAGGTTGAACGCATACGTGGCAAAGGCATGTGTCGGAACGATTCGCGACGTCCGTTACCGGTTGGCTCAACACCATAATATTTGGCACTTATTCGATCGTGCAAATAGCTGTTTAACATACCGTCTTTTACAAGGTAAGTTTTTTGTACGTCGTTTCCTTCGTCGTCGATGTTAATCGCACCGCGGTCGTTTGGCAGCGTACCATCATCGATAATGTTTATAAAGTTCTCTGCAACTTTTTTATGCAGTTTGTCGCTAAAAATAGATGTTCCTTTTCGGTTAAAATCGGCTTCAAAAGTATGTCCGATAGCTTCGTGAAGCAGAATTCCTGAACCTCCGGCGCCTAAAACAACTGGCATTTCCCCGGCTTTTGGTTTTCCGGCTTTAAATAAGAGGTTGGTTTTGTCAACAGCTTCGGTTGCCAGCGTGTCTACCAAATCATCGGTGAGCCATTCAAAACCCTGACGAACTGAACGTGCCGCGTACGCATTTTCAATCTGGTCATCTTTTTGCATCACACACACCGCATAAAAGCTGATCATTGGGCGGTAATCGTAAGTTAATCGTCCTTCAGAGTTGTAAAACATTACATAACTGCTTTCGTCGCTCATGCCGGCGTTTACTTTTATCACCTTTTCGTCGAGTCCGAATATTTTGTCGTTCACTTTTTGTACAAAAGGAACTTTATCTTTTACCGACACATCTTCCCACTTTCTTGAAATCTTGTAGTAGTTGGCCGGCAGTTTTTCGTTATAATCGGCAGCATTAAAGCTTGAACTGCTATTGGCAATGTTGGCTGCCATTTTTGCTGCATTCAGCATATCGTCGAGTGCAATATTCTCGGAATAGGCGAAACCGGTTTGGTCGCCTTTCAACACGCGAATTCCAACTCCGAAATCAATATTCGAATAGGCACGGTTCACTTTGCCGTCTTCAAGACCCAGGCTATTGGAAATTTTGTGTTCAAAAAATAAGTCGGCATAATCGCCGCCTTTACTCATTGCAGTTGCAATAACCTTTTGCAACATCTCGGGAGTCACTTCAAAATGATCTAAATAACTTTTCACGTCTGCTGAAATTTGTACGTTTTGGCACGATTGCACAAAGGGAAGTAAAAACATACTTCCCGTTGCAAACATACCACTTGTTTTTAATTTTTAATTGTCGGTTCGGGCTATAACGTTTTAATTGGTAAACACTGTGATTTGAAAATTACTATTAGAGGAATAAATTTCATTAATCCTTCTTTTATAATAATCTATCAAATAATCATTGTAAGACTGAAAAAGCGGGGTGATTTATAATTTAGGGGTAAAACGTGTGAAAAAATAAAAAAATAGGGGTGGTATATGTTGTTTTTAATAGTCTTTAACGATAAAAATGTAGATTTTTCAAGGGGGTATTGTTAAATTTGGGGTGTTTGACAAAAATCTATATTCAATGTAAATTTTGTATTAATTTATTACAATTTGTTAGCAAAATGGTTTTAAAAGTTTCATTTGCTCCTATTTTTGTGATCGACAGTTAGAAAAAATCTATATTTATATAAAATTTATTACATCATGAAATCAAAATTGGAATACATTTGGTTGGATGGTAGTGTGCCAACTCAACAATTAAGAGCAAAAACTCGTGTAGCTGAAAACTTCAGCGGAAAATTGGAAGACTGTCCTGTGTGGTCATTCGACGGATCTTCTACAAATCAGGCTGGAGGAGAAGCTTCTGACCTTCTTTTGAAACCTGTATTTATTTGTCCGGATCCGGATCGTAAAAACGCTTACCTGGTTTTAACTGAAGTATTAAATCCAGATGGTTCTGCACACGAAACTAACGGTCGTGCACACATCGAAGAAGAAGATGAAGACTTTTGGTTCGGTTTCGAGCAGGAATATTTCTTGTATGATCCACAAACTCGTCTTCCATTAGGTTTCCCTGCAGGAGGTTTCCCTGAGCCACAAGGACCTTACTATTGTGGTGTTGGTGGTTCTAAAGCATTTGGTCGTGCAATTGTTGAAGAGCACTTCGACCTTTGTTTAGAAGCCGGATTGAATGTAGAAGGTATCAATGCTGAGGTTGCTGCCGGACAGTGGGAATTCCAGATTTTTGCTAAAGGAGCACATGATGCAGGTGACCAAATTTGGATGGCTCGTTTCCTATTGGAGCGTACAGCTGAAAAATATGGTGTTGATGTTGAGTGGCATCCAAAACCACTTGGAAAAGACCTTGACTGGAACGGTTCGGGTATGCACGCAAACTTCTCTAACGGTTTGATGAGAACTTGTGGTGACGAAAAAGTATTTACTGCAATTTGCGAAGAATTCGGTAAACACATTAAAGAGCACATCGATGTTTATGGTGCATACAACGATCAGCGCTTGACCGGTTTGCACGAAACACAATCTATCACTGAATATAGTTATGGTGTTTCTGACCGTGGTGCTTCTATTCGTATTCCTGTAGGAACTGTTGAAGATGGTTGGAAAGGTCGTTTGGAAGACCGTCGTCCTGCTTCAAACGGTGATCCATACAAAATTGGTGCTCGCATCATCAAAACAGTTAAAGCTGCAAAAGTTTAAGACTAAGACATAATTGCAAATTAAAAAAGAAACTGTCCTTATTGTAGGGCAGTTTTTTTTTGATCAAATTTGTCGTCGCAAAAATTAATGCCCTAAGATTAAAAGCTATGTTAAGGAAACAAATTGAAATAAAACGTCACCTGTTTAACGAAACTTCGCACTCGCCATCGTTAGTTGATATTGTTGGAGAAGAACAGTTGGGTGATGTGGTGGATTTTTGTTTCATCGAAAATCCTTACTTCCCGGATGAGAAATTGCTCCAAAACCTTCAGGATAAATTGCGCGAGGTAATAAAAGCTTATCCTTCGAGTAATCCGAAACTTGCTCAGCAGGATTTGGCGGCCGTTGTGCACATAAAACCCGAATACCTTATTTTAGGAAACGGTGCCACCGAGTTGATCACGATTATTCAAAATAATTTTGTTGAGGAGATGGGAATTCCCATCCCAACATTTAGCGAATACATTGAGAAGGTTCAGAATCTGGAAAAGGTAAAGATGTTTCAACTGCCTGCGGATAAACAATATCAGTTGGATTTGGATGAATACGCCGAGTGGCTGGTAGACGAAAAACTATCGTCAGCTTTGATTATTAATCCAGGGAATCCTACGGGGCAATTACTTTCGATTGAAAAAATAACCGGCTTTTTAAAACGCATGCAGCATTTAAAACTGGTATTGGTTGATGAGTCGTTTATTGATTTTGCGGGCGATGAAATTCCAAGCCTGATGCCCATGGTTGAGCAGTTTCAGAACCTGATAATTGTGCGCAGCATGAGCAAACATTGTGGTGTGCCGGGTTTGCGTTTGGGATATTGCTGCTCCGCCAATCAGTATTATTTGCAGCAAATTAAAAATGCCTTGCCCGTCTGGAATATCAATACACTCGCCGAGTACTTTTTAACGCAGTTAAAAGATACAGATGTTGAATACCACAACGCTCGCAAACATGTAATTTCTGATGTGCAGGAACTTTACGAAGCATTGTGCAAGATTTCCGGCTATGATGTTTACTCCTCGAACAGTAATTTTATTCTGCTGAAAATAAAATTTGAAATGAGTGCTTACGAATTACAAATGAAATTGCTGCAGGATTTTGGTGTGTATGTACGCGATTGTTCCAACAAAATAGGGCTTGATGATAAACATATCCGAATTGCCTCAAAAGGTAGAGATAAAGATCAACTGCTGATTCATGCACTGAAAACTGTGGCAGCAACTTTACACTAATCAAATCCGTTTTTATAACTCAATAACTGCTGAGTCGCAAACGTAAGTTGGAATAATTCCCGAACTGCTGATCTTTATTTTTGCATTATCAGGCAGGGTATTTCCTGAAAGAACCAACACTGTATCCAATCCGAATTTGTTTCCTCCAATAATATCGGTGAAAAGCGTGTCGCCAACCATTAAAATCTCATTTCTTTTAATGTTAGGTACATCCTGCATAGCTCGTTCATAAGCCAGCAAAAACATCTGGGCATCGGGTTTTCCGAAACGTATAAATTTTTTCCCCAAAATTTGTTCTACCAGGTCGGCCAGCCCGCCAACTGCCACCGAAATATCGTTTTTGTTTACCGGGTAGTTAATGTCGGTATTCGCTACAATCACGGTCATGTTTTTGTGGCGAAGCAGATTGATGGTTTTATCGATGTCCTTGTTCCAGTCGAAGCCTTCATCGTCGAGAAAGGCAAACGATTTTATATGATCGAGTTCTTCCAGGTTTACTTCGCTAATAGGTACTGTTTTTTGCCCCGCCGACTCCAGGTAATGAGCTGATGCTTTTGTGCCCAGGTAAGCAACGGCTTTTCCGTTGGCCAGTTTCGTTTTGAAGAATTCCATGGCAAGCATTCCCGATGATAAAATCTTATCGGTGGTAATTGAGGTTAAACCTTTTTGCTGATACCAGTTTGAAAGTTCCTCGGGGCTTCTCGATGAATCGTTTGTTAATACGTAATACGGAATTCCTTTTGAATCTAAATAGTTGAAAGTATTTCCTACACCCTCAATCAGGCCTGAATGGTTTTTTAATACACCAAAAGCATCAAAAAACACAGCACGGTAGTTTCTTACTACACTTCTAAAACTTCTTGTTCTCATAATATTTCAGCATCAGAGTTTTAATGTTTTTAAAATTTTCTCTACCCGGTATTTGGCATCCAGTGCCGGGAAATAAGAATCGTAAGCCTCCTTAATTAACTTGTCGGAATAGTACCTTCTAAAAAAATATGGCCCGTCTTTAATTACATAGTTTAAAATAAAAAAGCGGTAAACCTCCTTAATTAAGTGCACTTCGGGTAATGTAAGTGGAAAAACTTTGTGGTATTCTTTCAGAAACAGCATAAAACGATCTTCCATCAAAGTGTCAACCTTGTAACTAAAAACAGTGCGGTCGCCAACATCAGAAACCACGCGACTAAAAAAGTAAAAGTCCATTACCCGCGACGACATTCTGAACCAGTCGTAATCCCAGCGCGAATAGAATTTGCCATCGCCAGTGATTGAGAAATTACCAATATTCCAGTCGACAAGTACGGGAATGGTTTCAATTTCGGTGTTGTAATTAACCCGGTCGGCGTTTTCAAGAAAATGATCGGCATGGCGTAAAATCAGATCCTTGTGCGAAACGTCCATTTTAATCTCGCTTTTATGAATGGATCTTTTCAGCTTTTGTATATCCGTAATAACGTTTTTTGAAGAGTGCGGTAACTGGTTAGAAACGTTGGTACATGCTTTATGAAAACGTGCCAGCTCGCGTCCCAGTTTTTTTATGTGCTTTTCTTCCAGTCGGCGGGGAAGTTTATTTCGTATTTGAATAGGATTGTAAAAAACCACCCAGGCACTACGTTCGCGTTCGTGGTAACGATAAATAAACAGCTCGTTGCGTTTTACGAGCGATTGCGCCAGAAACACCTGATAAGGAAACTCAAGGTTATTGGCCAGGTTGTTTATTATAATATGGTCTTCCCTGAAATCTTCAAAATTGCCGTATTCCGATATTTTGGCAAAAACAGG comes from uncultured Draconibacterium sp. and encodes:
- a CDS encoding glutamine synthetase beta-grasp domain-containing protein, which encodes MKSKLEYIWLDGSVPTQQLRAKTRVAENFSGKLEDCPVWSFDGSSTNQAGGEASDLLLKPVFICPDPDRKNAYLVLTEVLNPDGSAHETNGRAHIEEEDEDFWFGFEQEYFLYDPQTRLPLGFPAGGFPEPQGPYYCGVGGSKAFGRAIVEEHFDLCLEAGLNVEGINAEVAAGQWEFQIFAKGAHDAGDQIWMARFLLERTAEKYGVDVEWHPKPLGKDLDWNGSGMHANFSNGLMRTCGDEKVFTAICEEFGKHIKEHIDVYGAYNDQRLTGLHETQSITEYSYGVSDRGASIRIPVGTVEDGWKGRLEDRRPASNGDPYKIGARIIKTVKAAKV
- a CDS encoding HAD-IIA family hydrolase, whose amino-acid sequence is MRTRSFRSVVRNYRAVFFDAFGVLKNHSGLIEGVGNTFNYLDSKGIPYYVLTNDSSRSPEELSNWYQQKGLTSITTDKILSSGMLAMEFFKTKLANGKAVAYLGTKASAHYLESAGQKTVPISEVNLEELDHIKSFAFLDDEGFDWNKDIDKTINLLRHKNMTVIVANTDINYPVNKNDISVAVGGLADLVEQILGKKFIRFGKPDAQMFLLAYERAMQDVPNIKRNEILMVGDTLFTDIIGGNKFGLDTVLVLSGNTLPDNAKIKISSSGIIPTYVCDSAVIEL
- a CDS encoding TldD/PmbA family protein, with protein sequence MTKEEKYTLAKWAMNHALENGAQEVSVSISNSESSSVEVREKKIDKLEQAIQSNLSIRLFVDKKYSSHSTSRLNKEDLARFIEEAIEGTKYLSEDEFRTLPDPKLYYKGDGKDLGSLDPNFSNVDPEEKIQVAFAAEKEILGSNERIISVSSSYYDGLNERVMVNSNGFEGDTANSYFGLSTNVSVKGDGDARPEFGWGESAIQFNDLKKTGTGTTALKRALDKIGAEKIKSDTMPMIVENRVVGRIFSPLINALSGSAIQQKNSFLIDKLGKKVASEKLTLTDDPFIVGGRGSRLFDGEGIATKKRSVFEKGVLKRYYIDTYYGKKLEMEPNSGSTTNLVFETGDKDLDALIASVQKGIYVTGFNGGNSNGSTGDFSYGIEGFLVENGEIVKPVTEMNITGNMKTLWANIGEVGNDVRKDSSWRTPSILFNDVDFSGL
- a CDS encoding TldD/PmbA family protein, producing the protein MFATGSMFLLPFVQSCQNVQISADVKSYLDHFEVTPEMLQKVIATAMSKGGDYADLFFEHKISNSLGLEDGKVNRAYSNIDFGVGIRVLKGDQTGFAYSENIALDDMLNAAKMAANIANSSSSFNAADYNEKLPANYYKISRKWEDVSVKDKVPFVQKVNDKIFGLDEKVIKVNAGMSDESSYVMFYNSEGRLTYDYRPMISFYAVCVMQKDDQIENAYAARSVRQGFEWLTDDLVDTLATEAVDKTNLLFKAGKPKAGEMPVVLGAGGSGILLHEAIGHTFEADFNRKGTSIFSDKLHKKVAENFINIIDDGTLPNDRGAINIDDEGNDVQKTYLVKDGMLNSYLHDRISAKYYGVEPTGNGRRESFRHMPLPRMRSTYMENGPHTTEEIFAAVDYGVYVDNFSNGEVKIGAGDFTFFVKSGYIIENGKLTTPIKDINIVGNGPQALADITMAANDYKNDSGTWTCGKDGQSVPVTLGLPTVLVKKMTVGGTNA
- a CDS encoding histidinol-phosphate transaminase, whose protein sequence is MLRKQIEIKRHLFNETSHSPSLVDIVGEEQLGDVVDFCFIENPYFPDEKLLQNLQDKLREVIKAYPSSNPKLAQQDLAAVVHIKPEYLILGNGATELITIIQNNFVEEMGIPIPTFSEYIEKVQNLEKVKMFQLPADKQYQLDLDEYAEWLVDEKLSSALIINPGNPTGQLLSIEKITGFLKRMQHLKLVLVDESFIDFAGDEIPSLMPMVEQFQNLIIVRSMSKHCGVPGLRLGYCCSANQYYLQQIKNALPVWNINTLAEYFLTQLKDTDVEYHNARKHVISDVQELYEALCKISGYDVYSSNSNFILLKIKFEMSAYELQMKLLQDFGVYVRDCSNKIGLDDKHIRIASKGRDKDQLLIHALKTVAATLH